In a single window of the Necator americanus strain Aroian chromosome X, whole genome shotgun sequence genome:
- a CDS encoding hypothetical protein (NECATOR_CHRX.G21912.T1): MLVVAELKPPDKDESLPPAARTSAKISKKEEYKEAFMEEIGSEDCRSESARFTCHVHWIRHFFTTIVMRRAAL, translated from the coding sequence ATGCTTGTCGTAGCTGAGTTGAAACCTCCGGACAAAGACGAGTCCTTGCCACCAGCAGCACGAACATCAGcgaaaatctccaaaaaagaagagtacaAAGAAGCTTTCATGGAAGAAATTGGAAGTGAAGACTGCCGTTCGGAATCTGCACGCTTCACGTGCCATGTTCATTGGATACGCCATTTTTTCACAACTATCGTGATGCGACGCGCTGCCTTGTGA